From Ornithorhynchus anatinus isolate Pmale09 unplaced genomic scaffold, mOrnAna1.pri.v4 scaffold_80_arrow_ctg1, whole genome shotgun sequence, a single genomic window includes:
- the ORNANAV1R3154 gene encoding vomeronasal 1 receptor ornAnaV1R3154 gives MDTSDISFGIVFLLQISAGLSVNAYLLLFYTRLVSTSHKLSTSDFINAQLTLSNTMILLTGGIPDTLSAWGLRNLLDDIGCKILIYFYRVARGLSICTTCLLSVFQAITISPGTFWWARIKAKLSTCVIHSCILFWIFNLIIYISALMYVTGPRNSTSVKITMDLKYCTVVPVSTETTLIKAVGLSAWDLLFVGLMSGASSYLVFVLCRHHKRVQHLHGPSQFPKTMPEVRAGKRVIALVILYLVLYGRQSIMFSVLLSKRENSSQLVNSHVVFSLTFSVLSPFLIIHSDRRMRPFWKREASIPNTNPS, from the coding sequence ATGGATACAAGTGACATATCTTTTGGGATCGTGTTTCTGTTACAGATCAGTGCTGGGCTCTCAGTGAATGCATACCTCCTCCTGTTTTACACCCGCCTGGTCTCCACCAGCCACAAGCTCAGCACCTCAGACTTCATTAATGCCCAACTGACCTTATCCAACACCATGATCCTTCTCACTGGGGGAATACCAGATACCCTGTCAGCTTGGGGGTTGAGAAATCTCCTGGATGATATTGGGTGTAAAATCCTCATTTACTTTTACCGAGTGGCCCGGGGACTTTCTAtctgcaccacttgcctcctgagtgtcttccaggccatcaccatcagccccggtACTTTTTGGTGGGCCAGGATCAAAGCTAAGTTATCAACATGTGTCATCCATTCCTGCATTCTCTTCTGGATCTTCAATCTGATCATATATATTAGTGCACTGATGTATGTGACAGGCCCCCGGAACAGTACTAGTGTTAAGATCACAATGGACCTTAAATATTGCACAGTTGTCCCCGTCAGTACAGAAACCACCCTGATAAAAGCTGTTGGATTGTCTGCCTGGGATCTGCTATTTGTGGGGCTCATGAGTGGGGCTAGCAGTTATCTGGTGTTTGTCCTGTGCCGACACCACAAACGAGTCCAGCATCTTCATGGACCGAGTCAGTTCCCCAAGACAATGCCTGAggtcagagcaggcaagagggtcATTGCTCTGGTGATTCTCTATCTTGTCCTTTATGGGCGGCAGTCAATCATGTTCAGTGTTTTACTAAGCAAGAGGGAAAATTCTTCTCAGCTGGTGAATAGTCATGTGGTGTTTTCACTCACCTTCTCAGTTCTTAGTCCTTTCTTGATCATTCATAGTGACAGGAGAATGAGACCATTTTGGAAAAGGGAAGCTTCTATTCCCAACACAAATCCCTCATAG